Genomic window (Chionomys nivalis chromosome 7, mChiNiv1.1, whole genome shotgun sequence):
GACAGCACTGTCCTTCCAGCACGACCTCAGATGCATAGGGGAAAGCAGAGGGGATGCACACCTGGCATTGGGTTCTGCTCAAACCCAGAGGTGGAGCAGCTCTGCACCTGCCTTCTTCCCCCATTTCATGGCCTTCCCTTTCTAGATGAgcctcttcctccccaagctgccctcgtcccccccacccccacattttGCTTCTAGAACCTGTGGCTCCCTTCCGTCCTGGCTCAGATCTAAGAGTCACTCCCAGCACTTCCCACAGCCCTTCTGCACCCCCTCACAACGCTGACTTCCAGACATATTGAGTCTTTATTCACTGCCTCTCCTCCCACTACAGCGCAAACACAAATGCAGGGCCTTGTGTCGTGTTCATTACTAAGTACCTACGGCAAAGCTGGGAACTTAGCGGGTGCCCCATTAGTATTTTCAGAGTGACTATGAGACATTATAAaaaggagctggaggagaggCGGTGGTTGGGACTggtgaggaggagggagacaTCTAATTTAGATATCTATAGATTTAAACGAGCCATCTGGCAGTAAATTTCAGTCTCAGTGTTCGGAAAGCTAACAACTACATACCTGTTTGTTTACAAACACCAATAAAACTGCATCTCGGAGCTCATCTTCTGCTAACATTCTGGTTAGTTCTTCCCGGGCCTCGTTGACCCGCTCTCTGTCATTACTGTCAACCACAAAAATCAGACCTGAAAAGAAATCCCAAGCATGTTAGTAACATGAACCCGGAGAGAGCCGCTGTTCCTCTATCCACACAGCTGCTCCCTGCTCCCGGCAAGGCTCTGctggaggcagcagcagcaggagcacagAGCAGGCCtaggatcccagcactgggggaggtgCTGAGGCAGAAATATCGCACACAAGGTCAAGGTCAGGCTGAGCTGACCCTGTCTCCCCCCATTACTCCTTTTGGAAAGTCTATATAATCTCCACAGTTGGGAAGCTTCCACATTCGTCTCTCCTGTCTCGTTCAGAAGGATCCTTACCAGACTAACCAGAGGGAACAAAGAAAAGTTAGGCTTAGTTACTAGTCACCTGCTTTCCACCTCAGAGTGGAAAGGGTTTTGGAAGAGCACGGTTTATATACGAACAGCCCTAAAACAGAGCCTGAACCGAAGGCCTGGGAGCAGGTGTGCTGTCTTGGACTGGGTTCTTCAGGAAGCAGGTGTGAGGCCTTGGGGGCGCAAAGGACTAAAGGAAGGGACAGTTAGCATAAAAACAAGCAGTCAGGCTGGCAACTCCCAGGTGAACAGTGTGGATGCTGTTGGACACTCCAAGCCGTTTGAAACCTTTTGTTCCCCCATGGAAAAAGGGGGCAATTGTTTGTCCTTCTATACATACCCAAGAAGAACCTAAAAGCTGTGAAACCCTCAACATTTGTAGGTCACCTTTCTGAGAATGTCGAGATTCTTATGGACACCTACGgtaaagcactggttgctctttcgtGGCCAGCACTTCCAGTGGGAGCAGAGTCCGCCTCTGCTAGTTTATGCTACTGAAACTGCCcctggggaagggagggcagcTGGGGTTTGACTCACACGGCCAAGTGATTCGCTCCATGTGCCTATAACAAAGTCCAATAAAAACAATGTGCACAAGAGCTCAGGGAACCTTCCCTGGTGGCACTGCTGCTCACCGTCTCTAGCAGAATCAGGTGCCGCTCCTGGAACTTGGGGGCAGCGGTCAACAGGAGCTGCGGCTGGCAGGCACCCTCCGGGTCTTCCCGCTGACTGTGCACTAATGTTCTTTTGCTGCACTCACACTGATTGCAAGGACACCTCTGTGCCGAGTTCTGGGATTCATCCTCACAAGCTCTCAGACCTGCCTGTGGGGTGAAAACTGCCAGACTGTAACCATccagcaggaagtcagggaggCTGGGGGACCCCAATCCTACCACAGCTGATGACAGAAGTGAGGGAATCTTATACTGTGAAGTGCAGCCCAGCTCTGGGTAATGGTTGTCAGAGCCTTGACACGCCCTAGATCAGTAGAGAAGTCCCAGGAGGTGAGAAACCCAGGCAGGCTGAAGGAGGCACCAGGAGCTACCACACCTAGAGAATGGCTGACCCCTGTACAGATTTGCCACATTGCTGGAGGAAGCAGTAAGGCAGGAAGAATGTGCAGGGGTGAGCACAGACTGGGGAAGAGTCCCTGTCAGTATTCCACGGGACAACAACAGTAGCAAGTTGGCAGTTGGCTGAAAGCAAGGCCTTTGAGACAGAAATGAGAAGCAGCTGCCAAAAGAACTTGCGTGATCCTCGGTTGAACTACCAGTAGTGACAGCTACTCCATCTCTGGGGTGTGGGTGCTGACAAGCTGATTTTCTGGGCATCAATCAGATCGTCCCTGGAATATTACTCTTAAGAGTCGGATCCAAACACTCTTAAGTCACAGGCACACTGGAGGTCTCaaagagctagtggaacaaggTTATCAGACACTGGTCTAGTGATATAAGCAGGGAAACTCCTGGAAGAAAACACTTGGCGAGAGACTGACAGCTATCTTTGACATCAGAAGGGCCATGACATTGAGTCAGGGTGCTCTGGAGGCCTCAACGAGGAGACAGAAGACAAGCAGGAAGAAATCATGGGAAGTCcccaggacagaggcagaggactgCAGAAAAAGGGAGTCTCTGAGAGAACTCTGCTAGAGGTGCCCAGCTTAAGGCCCAGCTGGTGGGGGCTCTGCAGGAGGAGACTCTGGTAGGGAAACAGAAGTAGGGTCAGATGACACTGAGGTTTCACAACAGTTCAAGGGAGAGAACCAGGCCTGGCCCTCCGCCCAGGCCTCCATGTGTCCCAGCCCTCCAGGCAGCCTACCCAGAAGACAAGCGCTCTCAGGATTTCTGACATACTTAAGAGTCTTCATGTGAGTCAAAGCTGTATCTGCTATATCACCAgattagaaaggaaaacactcaGGCCCCCACCCACATAGGTCTGGGATGCTACTCGCAGTTCTGAACTCCAATTCTAAGTACTCTAGCCGATGTAGAAATTCAAGCAGATCCTTAGCTGCCAATGCAAAACCCACAAAGCAGAAACGACTGCTAGCACTCTGCTAGTCCTAACTCAAGGATAACTTTATGTCCTTGTTGGGGaatgttattttcaggtgtgGGACTTTTgttttgctgcatttgtttaactctgtgttaCTGTgctgtctaaaacacccgatgGTCCTAATTAAaagatgaacggccaatagcgaggcagaagcaaggataggcggggctggcaggcagaggataaatagaaggagaaccaaGAACAAGGAGAataccaggggccagccactcagcaagtcaaggaaaaagaagtaaagaaagctataaagaaatagaaaaagaggcaaaggcagtcagGATAATTTAGGCTAGGAAAAGCTGGCTAcaaaaagccaagctaaggccaagcatttataagtaagaacaAACCtccgtgtgtgtgatttatttggcaggtgggtggtgggcccctcaaagaGCCAAACGTCATAAAACATGTCCTTTACTAAATACTCCCAACAACATGATGTTGCCCGTGTGCATGAGACCCAAGCAGCCACAGATGGAGTCCTCTAAAATCAAGAGCCAAAATACATActtcttcccttaaaaataaagtagaattaCATCAGACTGTATAGTATGTCCTACTCTGTCCTGTTTTGATCTAGGTCCTGATCTAAGACGCTACCATCAGTGTGACTACACTTACAAAGAGAAAAGGTAAGCCGATACAAGAGCTTGTTAAGGAGCCCTATGTagcacttgcctggcatatgCAAGGGTCTAGGTTTGATCTCAGCCTTGCCCCTCACCCCACTAGGAAAGGAGGAAGGTAGGGGGAatatatgtattacatttattatattaTCTACACCTGTAGAAAAGGTAGGTGTagacacaaagaaataaaggTGGTTGTGTGTAGGAGGTAAACTGAGaaatgaaacttttttctttgtatcctttcctctttcctcttatttatttatttatttatttttgatacagaTATACTACCATTCAATAACTGATGAACCAATCTGAGTGTAGTGGCTCACAATCTtaggcccagcacttgggaggcagaggcagaggcagaggcaggtgtatctctgagctcaaggccagcctggtctacagagtaggctccaggacagccagggctacacagagaaacctgtctcaactTGCCCAcctccagcaaaaaaaaaaaaaacaaacaaaaaaaaccccacaaaacaagaAGAACAATCCACATTAGAAGTAATGATCTATTTTATACACACTACAGTTATCAGGAAATCAGACAGTTTAAATTCTAGTCTATATAGGTAAACCCTCATGGGGCTGAGAAAGCGTTCTAGCCCTGAGCTTTATCCTCagggtttttattttgaaacatctcACAAAACTGacaaggctagtcttgaatttattctgcagcccaggcagaccctgaatttgtgatcctccctTGACATTCTGAGTAGCTGAGATTTCAGGCTCAGTTTTTGATGTACCTCCAGGCTCAGTTTTTGATGTCTTAATAGAGAATTATAAGCATTCATTAAGGTCTGTTATGACCTTAACAGACTGatgaagaaaaattttttttaagatttatttattatgtatacagtcatctgcctgcatgtatgcctacaggcctaCCTTATTATAGGTgtttgtgagttaccatgtggttgctaggattgaactcaggacctctggaagagcaaccagtgctcttaacctctgagccatctctccagccctgatgaagaaaatttaaattaaaaggcaGCCTGACCTTTGGGAAGTTGGCAGACAAAATAGGGGCAGCATTCAAGACTGCTCACAGATGAGACATGGCCCAGCCAGAGACGGCAAGTCCATTCTTCACAAAGCTCCTTCTTGCTATTTCAGAAGCCCAAACTACCACCCTTCACTCCAGAACACAGCTACTTCCTCCACCAAAGCAACAGTTACTGAAATTCTATAAAATTAGGCTTGTTACAAACAGAAAACTGAAGACAAAATACACCTCAGCTTGACACTTAAATGTGAAAACTAAATAGGGAGGGAAGAAGTGTGGCCAGGGAACACTGTcatctgccttctgagggctgcGGCCTCTCAGCCAGAGAACACTGTCgtctgccttctgagggctgtGGACTCTCAGCCACACAACTGAGCACTTTAcaaaattattctcattttagCCCCAGGATTTAGGCAAAAGGCATTATCCTCTTTTTAACACGAGGGAATGGAGATTGAAGAACTTACCCGACTTTCCTAAGATTTCTTAGCAGCTGTGgttcaaatccagctggactagTTTATTACAGAAGAGAAGGTGCAAAGTGGTCAAGCTGCCAAGCGCCAGTCCAAGATAAATACCCACTTTAGTGAGCATCAAAACTGCATCCTATTTGCAAGGCCTAAATCATAATGTGAAAGTCTAGACTTCGCCATGGGAATGATGTGGTTTCTCTGGAAATAAAGACTCAAGCATTTTTCCTGACTTCCTTATATAGAATGTACTTCAGAAAATTCCTTATTTAAAAGGATTTCAGCAGACAAATAGAGAAGGAGTAACAAGGGGTCTGGGGGAGTGGCTTGATGTCCTTGCAAAAGGCCCTGGTCAACCCCCAACAACACAAAGACAACaataaagagttcaaggccaatctgcaGTAGGCAGTAGGCAGGCCCTCTCAGAAGGAATAACACAATTTAAAGAACCCACCATTTTGCAACTCCTAACAAAACAGGGTATTCAACATCATTCAACGTACACTAGGATTATGTGGTAAAGGTTGATAGGCGTTTCATTTGGGGAAGTTAGGCTGACCTCATGTGAGCACACTTGGCATCAAAGTATGAAGCTGCAGGGGGCTCAAGGTGGGAGAGGCCAGTGTTTCATGGGTGCTGGATTTCAGTTGTACAAGATGTTTTGAAGACAGGCAACGATTATGATGGTGCAAcattatgaatttatttaataCCAACGACCTATAAGCTTAAAAGTAGTTTATATCCCCaaaagagtgtgtatgtgtgtgtgtgtgtatataaactttgtatatatgtatatatacatacacacaaacaatatgACAACAATAACAATACAAGTACAAAACAAGAACAGAGAAACCTTTCACCCAATCATTCTGCTCATAGGTGAATCAAGATAATTAAAATAAGGACTCTTCTGGACCCAGTGGCGCACACcataattccaacactcaggaggcagaggctggaggaactCCAATACCGGCAGAAGAatgttcacagcagcactgtTCACGAGAGTAAAAAAGTGAAAGCAACCTAAATGTTCATTAATTAATGAACAAGCCagggtcgggcagtggtggccatgcctttagtctcaacactcaggaagcagaggcaggtgaatctatgagttcaaggccagcctggtctacaaagcgagtttctagacagccagggccacacagagcctgtctcaaaaaaccaaaacaaggaaaaaaaagtatattttgttgttgttgttgtctgtgtgtatgtatacatgcatgcatatatatgtatgtatatataaagtttATACACACACGTACTCGTGGGAGGGAGGATAAAGACACACACTTGTTGTATGTGTCCAGGCTCATTTAAAACTTGGGATCTTCCCACTGCAGCCTCCCAGCTGAATCAGCCAATTTTGTCCTATAGTGAAGGCTAATTACATTTTAacttcaaagccatcctgggttacataatcttgtctcaaaagaagaacaaCTTTTTTAAAACCCACCCTATTTTGAGGAAACATATTCTAAAATGGACAAGCTGGGAAAATGACTGTGAGTATGGTTAGGTGCCGAGTATGACAGCAAAAGAAGAGGCTAAGCTATAAGGACAACTAACCGGGGTGTGGCCCTAAAGGCTGCAAATGTTAAGGTCTTTACTATTAAACACATGCAACAAACTCCATCAGCTTCAGAATCTTCAAAAGCACATACATCCTAAGTAGACTCCAAAGTGATTAATGTGGAGATGGCATACGGTGACGAGCCGACATGGGAACCAGGGTGTGAAAACCATGCGAACAGTCTATTTCAACTGACAAGACCCAGGAAGGCACCATTTACTGAAAACACAGTCCTGGGGACACAACTGAATTAGAACTACTTCCCAGAGATCACCGGTAAGGGAGCAGGGTGCAGATCTGAGACAGGTGTCCATGCCTGCTCATAAACACCTGGAGCAAGGGGGCCATCAGGGAAGGACTGTGGCCACACAGATGACAGGATCCATCATGGGGCTCCAGCCATCCCTATTCATCCCTTTCCCTATGGACGTGATTTCCAGATATTCTCAGGAGATTTAAAGGAGTTGACTGAATTCAACTTCTTCAAAAACTGGCACTTGATCTAAGGACATATCCCTCAGTTAACTGAAAGATGAGACCCATTAGGCTAACCATTTTCCAACCTTTCTGCACTAAGAAGAGTTAAAACCCAGGTCCTTTTCTGGGCGATGTCTAGGAACAATGTCACAAGTCACTTCCCCAGTCAGAATGCTGGCTACCCATATAAGGCAGCGCCAGCAGGCACCAAGGGCCCCATCTTCAGCACATTCAGCAGGCATCAAGGGCTCCCATCTTCGGCACATTCAGCAGGCATCAAGGCCCATCTCCAGCACATTCAGCAGGCATCAAGGCCCCCATCTCCAGCACATTCAGTAGGCATCAAGGCCCATTTCCAGCACATTCAGCAGGCATCAAGGCCCATCTCCAGCACATTCAGTAGGCACCAAGGCCCCCATCTCCAGCACATTCAGTAGGCATCAAGGCCCATTTCCAGCACATTCAGCAGGCATCAAGGCCCATCTCCAGCACATTCAGTAGGCACCAAGGCCCCCATCTCCAGCACATTCAGCAGGCATCAAGGCTCCCATCTCCAGCACATTCAGTAGGCACCAAGGCCCCCATCTCCAGCACATTCAGTAGGCACCAAGGCCCCATCTCCAGCACATTCAGCAGGCATCAAGGCCCCCATCTCCAGCACATTCAGCAGGCACCAAGGGCCCCATCTCCAGCACATTCAGCAGGCACCAAGGTCCCGATCTTCGGCACATTCAGCAGGCACCAAGGGCCCCATCTTCAGCACATTCAGCAGGCACCAAGGCCCATCTCCAGCACATTCAGCCTCCAGCACATTCAGCCTCCAGCACATTCAGTAGGCACACTTCGAGCTTTACCTTGAGTGTTCTGGAAGTAGTGTCGCCACAAAGGTCTGATTTTGTCTTGGCCACCAACATCCCAGACTGTGAAGCTGATGTTTTTATATTCTACAGTTTCCACATTGAAACCTAAGTAGGAAAGTTAGAAAAACTTTTCATTATGATTTTCACTGGTTCAACAATTCAAGATAACTCCAATTAACACTTGGATAGCACTGCTAATTTATAAAGTAGCTTGTAAACCAAAGAGTTACAGGTCACAAGGAGAAAGTTCGCACTCTGTCGTTCATTGTGCCTGGTGTCTCAAAACCTCTCTACTCTGACCACCCActgcccaccacccagctaatcaaaagaaaaagcagagcaaAGGAAGACATTTCGATTGATTCGCCTACAATCAAACAATCCTAGTAGCAGTCAGTGTCTTCTTCCTATCAGAGGGCAGGTTTCCACTGTCACTGCTGGGGCACAGCCTTTGGAGACGAGCCTGGGAGCCGGGGTGTGCACATTAAATATTCACCCCTCATGTGAAGCTGTCTTCCAGAGCTTACCGCAAGGAAATGAAGTACATGTTTGCAAATATGTAaggcagggtctggagagatggttcagtggttagagcactggctgctcttccagagggcctgggtttaattcccagcacccacatggtggctcacaactgtctgtaactccagttccaagggattggatgccctcttctggcctctaaaagCACCAGGTCCACAAGTAGTGTACAGATATAaacgcaggcaaaatacccacatatataaaatagaaaataaaaataaatattttttaaaagtgaaagatactcacaaaaaaacaaacaagtgagcCTGCCATGGCAGTACAGGCCTGAAATTTTAGCACTTGAGAGGATGAAGCAAGAAAATGGCTGCCAGTTTAAGGTCacctacatagcaagactgtgtcttaaaaagattaaacaacaacaaacaagtcCAGCACACTAAGGGCTGGGAAAATAGCTCAGGAAATAAAGTGTGAGGACctagattcaatccccagaaggAGGGCGGGGATGGGGTGAGGTGGGAAGGGGGTGAGGGTAGGAGTGGGATgaggtgaggtgggggtggggtaaaaTGGGGTAGGGATTGGATGGGGTGGGCTAGAGgatttgtaatcccagaactagagagacagagacaggagggtccctggggcttgctgacgaACCAGCATGGAACTCACCtgccagtgagagattctgtctcaaaattagGAGTGAGGAGTGGAGAGGTAGGGGTAGATAAGACTGAAGAATGATACCCAAGGCTAAACCCtggcgcgcgtgcgtgcgtgtgtgtgtgtgtgtgtgtgtgtgtgtgcgcgcgcgcgtgcagtGTTCTCTAGGTAAAAGGGAAGGggcaaagaaagaaggaggagagcaTTCCAGAGGGAAATCTCAACGCTGCTGAGTGCAAACTGAGAAAGCAGCACTCATTTTACAAACATACCCATCAAAATCCTTCAACAGAATATTAAAAGACTATTCAAAacttatatatatttttgcatGTAAAAATTTACAGAAGcatgtatttttatcttatttgtgtgtgtgtgtgtgtgtgtgtgtgtacggccatgtggaggtcagagggcaactttgtggagttccaggaattgaactcaggtgcaGGAACCAAATCAGGTGGTCAGGCAGGCAGTAagagcctttgcctgctgagctacATGCCAggctatttattgtttttttaactgGGGAGAGCTGTTTTCATCTTGAACTAAAACATTTTCAAACTGCATGTGTGAACATTTCTATCAGTTTATAACATTCTTCAAATGCTTCAACCTCTGAAGCAAGCGCCTCAGGTCAAAGTTGAGCCATCTCAGCCACAGCAGAAAGACAGTGCGCAAAGGCACATGACAGCCTGGGGACCTGGTTTTGTAGGCAAGTCACAAGACGAAGATTAAGTTGTCACAACTGTTTCTGCAAATCTCCCAAAGAGTTCACAAAACACAGCACTGGTTCACAGTGAAGGCAGGCTGCTGAATCCCTTCAGCTGGATACCACCTCACGTATCTGTCTTGAGGAAGGGCAAGAGGAACACAAAGTCTACCTTTAAACACTACGAGCACACCTGGTTCAAAGAGACGCTCCCAAGGGAAGTCAGGTAGAGCAGAGGCTGAGAAAGGCAGGGCTAGTTCCCACCTGAGGCTTGACCTAGGTCCCACTCCATAGCAAGAGTAGAGAGCAGTGCTTCCTTCCTTTACCATCTCAGTGGTTACTCTCCTTTCCTCATTGCCAAGCAAACAGGGTTAAATCTGCTTAGCCTAAACTTGTTCACAACTCTCCTGTAAGCCAAGGAAGGTGCCAGGGATGCTAAGAAGCACTTAGAAATACCTATGGTGGGACACAGTGGTACAATGAGGAGGATGAATCAGAAGAAGtgtcacaagttcaaagtcagcctgtacagtgtaagaccttgtctcaaaatacaaaataacacaACATCATCTGGGACTTCAAATGTACATTCTTAAAGTAgtcaaagattttttaaaaaaaaatattcaatataaaaaGCACATCAGGGGCTGGAGTAAAATGCTTGTTGATCAAGAATAAGGACCTGAGGTTAGATCCCCAGCTCACAAGTAAAAGTTTGGTGGACAGTGGTgggacatgtctttaatcccagcatttgggaggcagagataggaagatctgcctggtccacatagtaagctcaaggacagtcagagctacacagagaaaccctgtctcaaaaaacaacaacaaaaaagagatagGCCTGATGGCATGTCTATAACCATGTTGTTGGAGGGTGGGGGAGGTGTAGGTCATACAGGAAGATCCTCAAGCTTAATAGCCAGTCAGCCTTGTCAAAATGGCAAGCTCTGGCTTCAGTgaagaggctctgtctcaaaaaaataaggtggaaagtgatagagaagacacctgatgtgaacatgcatacacacacatgacacatacatatgcaaatgaAACTTTTGAAAAAACAACACATCAAAGTACAACATGCTAAACTATGAACTGGAAAGGCCACAGGCATGGACGTACCTATGGTAGGGATGGTTGTCACAATCTCTCCCAGCTTCAACTTGTACAAAATGGTGGTTTTGCCAGCTGCATCCAAGCCCACCATAAGAATCCGCATTTCCTTCTTTCCAAATAGGCTTTTAAACAGTTTTTCAAAAACATTCCCCATTGTAGATGAATTCTGTAACCTGAATGAAAAGCAAGTTGAACAATTATTTTCTGAgatatatatatctcatatatatatacacatattcattgATAAGTGTATAAAAGCAGCATACATAAAATACACGGCACAATTAGTAGTGGTTCTTAGTAAAAGTTAAGTACAGCTTGGCCAATAAGGAAAAGTGTGTCTTGTTTTCAAAAGGAGACAACACTAAGCCCTCCTCTGATGCTTTGCCAGAAAACTGTATTTTCCACTGCAGCATCCAAGTGGGAAGTGAGATGCACAGTCAATGTCATGCTATGTGCAGCTTTCAGTCATCTTAAGCATGGAAGAAATGTTACAACATATAACTATACTTTCTTCTAAGCCCACCTGAAATGAAAATTTAGGGAGCAGACACCCCGTTCTCCACAATATAAAGCAAAGCTCTTAAGGCGGGTAAAACAGCGATATCTCTAGAAAACTATAACTGCCCTTGGCTGGCAGACCAGACCAATACTGAGAGAAGAATTAGGAAGTTTCAGAGTTGAAGATACCAATATTGGGGACACACATCAAGTAGATAGATAGGTTGAGGGCATACTTTAGCATCCAGCATTCAATAGTGCTGAccatctggttttgttttttgtttggtttggttttttgagacagggtctctctgtagctttggagtctgtcctggaacttgctatgtagactaggctgacctcaaactcacagagatcctcctgcctctgcctcccgaacgctgggattaaagtcacgggccatcaccacctggcagaGTTGACCATCTTAGAATTTATGAACAGATACAAATATGAATGACCGACTCTAAAGGTCCATGAATGTTCATGAACCAAAGACAGCTACTGTAACCATGTCAAGGAAAAGGCAATTAATTAGCAGACCATCTCCTCCCTGTGCCCCCTCCAATCATTCCTCCCTAGAAGGTAATTATTCTATTGACTGGAACAGCTTAAACATCAGCAGTTAGTAGACTACCCGGCAGGTCATCTGACAAAGCAATGCCGTCAGATGTGTTTTTGCAGAATGTTCGTCTTCCTCTTAACGGATCTGCCTATTTGAACGGTGTGATATTTCAGACTGAAAAGCAGAACTACTTGTACACCCAGTATACTCTATTCAACAATGACTGTTCAAAAACACGTTCTTGAGTCCCaaagcccaaacaaaacaaatccccaTAATCTCCTTTGTTCCACAAACCATGGTTTGCCTTTACAAATTGTTCACCAAGGAAAGCTTTactggggtctctctctctctctctctctctctctctctgtgtgtgtgtgtgtgtgtgtgtgtgttcatccagATTCTAGTGACTCAGAGGGGAGAATGACCAATTCCAGAAGTCCCGCTTTTGAAAGTCAACAGTTCCGACAACAGCTTAATGCTGTGGACTATGGCCAAGTACACATCACTCCATTCTACCACGAGAGAGGGTGAGCACTCTTCTGTACACATATGAGAGCCAAATGATCAAAGAAAGAATGACTACTTTCCTCATTCACGGGTCTGTCATGCTCTAAAAACCGTCCAGTACCTTGACGCATTCAAAATTCCTAGATTCCTTTCATGTTTCCGGGGGGTGTGGGGGGTGAGAAGTGTCATAGACCAGGAAACTCAAAGGATCATTCATTCGGAGGAAAGGGAGGAACCTCCTGTTTCCAGGCCCCTGGAGGCCCAGTGCCAGATTCTCCTTGCCACCACACAGCGTATTCATGGTTGTCCCGCTCGTTTCCCTTGGTTCATCACCCCGCTCCGGTGCCCGAGGTCCTAGGACGCAcggtgggcggggggggggggggtggaataaGATCCATCAACTCTAGAGCCCTTTTCCAAACGTCCGCAGAGAAAGATCACAAGTGACAATGATAGTGAGACCTCAAGGGCACGAGCTACAGCAGTAGCCAAGGTGAGCGTGCGCACGGACGGGCACGCGCACCGTGAATCTGGGGCCGGTGAGGGTTCTGTCTGCCCGGGCAACCAGGCTGGCTCCCTCGGGA
Coding sequences:
- the LOC130877485 gene encoding ADP-ribosylation factor 2; translated protein: MGNVFEKLFKSLFGKKEMRILMVGLDAAGKTTILYKLKLGEIVTTIPTIGFNVETVEYKNISFTVWDVGGQDKIRPLWRHYFQNTQGLIFVVDSNDRERVNEAREELTRMLAEDELRDAVLLVFVNKQDLPNAMNAAEITDKLGLHSLRQRNWYIQATCATSGDGLYEGLDWLSNQLKNQK